A genomic region of Microlunatus sagamiharensis contains the following coding sequences:
- a CDS encoding IS481 family transposase has product MAHANARLNRHGRLLLIERVVVQHWPVAHAAKAMGISRQCAYRWVRRWRAEGDAGLLDRSSRPHHSPGQTPAVVEEAITTDRVEYRRGPAWIAARHPVCARTVSRVLVRHQLPRLAVLDPVTGEVIRASKTTAVRYEKDAPGELVHMDVKKIGRIPAGGGWRAHGRLATNSDKHKRALIGYDYVHSVVDDHSRLAYSEVLTDEKGVTCAAFLERALAYLAERGVDRVERLMTDNAFAYRYSLVTVCAEHGIAQKFIKPHCPWQNGKAERYNRTLASEWAYRQVWTSNAARAAALAPWVEHYNTERAHSALDGLTPLARLSPTS; this is encoded by the coding sequence GTGGCTCACGCTAACGCCCGGCTCAATCGTCATGGTCGGCTGCTGCTGATCGAACGCGTCGTCGTCCAGCACTGGCCCGTCGCCCACGCCGCGAAGGCGATGGGGATCTCGCGCCAGTGCGCCTATCGCTGGGTCCGCCGCTGGCGGGCCGAGGGCGACGCAGGGCTGCTCGATCGGTCTTCGCGCCCGCACCACAGCCCCGGCCAGACCCCGGCCGTGGTCGAGGAGGCGATCACGACCGACCGGGTCGAGTACCGCCGCGGGCCGGCGTGGATCGCCGCTCGGCACCCGGTCTGCGCCCGGACGGTGTCGCGGGTCCTGGTCCGTCACCAGCTGCCCAGGCTGGCCGTGCTGGACCCGGTCACCGGCGAGGTGATCCGCGCGTCGAAGACCACCGCCGTCCGCTACGAGAAGGACGCCCCGGGCGAGCTCGTCCACATGGACGTCAAGAAGATCGGCCGGATCCCCGCCGGCGGCGGCTGGCGCGCCCACGGGCGCCTCGCGACCAACAGCGACAAGCACAAGCGGGCCCTGATCGGCTACGACTACGTCCACTCGGTCGTCGATGACCACTCCCGGCTCGCCTACTCCGAAGTACTTACCGATGAGAAAGGCGTGACGTGCGCGGCGTTCCTCGAGCGCGCGCTGGCCTACTTAGCCGAGCGAGGAGTCGACCGAGTCGAGCGGCTGATGACCGACAACGCCTTCGCCTACCGCTACTCCCTCGTCACGGTCTGCGCCGAGCACGGAATCGCCCAGAAGTTCATCAAGCCGCACTGCCCCTGGCAGAACGGCAAGGCGGAGCGCTACAACCGCACCCTTGCCTCAGAGTGGGCCTACCGACAGGTTTGGACGTCGAACGCCGCCCGCGCTGCAGCGCTTGCTCCCTGGGTCGAGCACTACAACACTGAACGAGCCCACTCCGCACTCGATGGACTCACCCCACTCGCGCGACTGTCACCAACCTCATGA
- a CDS encoding dipeptidase has protein sequence MNLADTVRAQQPQVLADLRDLVAIESVSADPARADQVLRSAETVAQLLRDARCPDVRVVDAGGAPAVIGRYPAPEGQPTVCLYAHHDVQPEGERAGWRTEPFVATEQGDRLFGRGAADDKGGFAVHLAALRAFDGRPPVGVTVFVEGEEEVGSPTLDRMLAQEHEALGADVFVIADSGNWDVGQPAFTTTLRGLADCVVTVSTLDHAVHSGSFGGVVPDALTSLCRLLATLHDDQGDVAVAGLATTEPPELDYPEERLRAESGLLDGVDWIGTGTVVERLWCKPALSVIALDATRVDKASNTLIPAARAKISLRVAPGDDAERALDHLEQHLLQHAPWGARVDVARGDSGEPARIPFEGPYAEAARSAFREAWSTEPVFTGQGGSIPMVAAFQEAFPGSTVLVTAISDPDSRPHGANESLHLGDFERACVAETLMLQGFADAGTGAAS, from the coding sequence GTGAACCTCGCCGACACCGTCCGTGCCCAGCAGCCGCAGGTCCTCGCCGACCTGCGCGATCTCGTCGCGATCGAGTCGGTGAGCGCCGACCCTGCTCGGGCCGACCAGGTCCTCCGCAGCGCGGAGACGGTGGCGCAGCTGCTCCGCGACGCGCGCTGCCCAGACGTGCGGGTCGTCGACGCAGGCGGGGCTCCGGCCGTCATCGGCCGTTACCCGGCTCCCGAGGGCCAGCCGACGGTCTGCCTCTACGCGCACCACGACGTGCAGCCCGAGGGCGAGCGCGCGGGCTGGCGCACCGAACCCTTCGTCGCGACCGAGCAGGGCGACCGGCTCTTCGGCCGCGGCGCCGCGGACGACAAGGGCGGGTTCGCGGTGCACCTAGCCGCGCTCCGCGCGTTCGACGGCCGGCCCCCGGTGGGCGTGACCGTCTTCGTCGAGGGCGAGGAGGAGGTCGGCTCGCCCACGTTGGACCGGATGCTGGCCCAGGAGCACGAGGCGCTGGGCGCGGACGTCTTCGTCATCGCCGACTCCGGCAACTGGGACGTGGGCCAGCCGGCCTTCACGACCACGCTGCGCGGCCTGGCCGACTGCGTCGTCACGGTGTCGACGCTCGACCACGCGGTGCACAGCGGAAGCTTCGGCGGCGTCGTGCCCGACGCCCTGACCTCCCTCTGCCGCCTGCTCGCCACGCTGCACGACGACCAGGGCGACGTCGCGGTCGCCGGGCTCGCCACCACCGAACCGCCTGAGCTCGACTACCCCGAGGAGCGTCTCCGCGCGGAGTCCGGGCTGCTCGACGGCGTCGACTGGATCGGCACGGGAACCGTCGTCGAGCGGCTCTGGTGCAAGCCGGCGCTCTCGGTCATCGCACTCGACGCGACGCGGGTCGACAAGGCGTCGAACACGCTCATCCCCGCCGCCCGCGCCAAGATCAGCCTGCGGGTGGCGCCCGGCGACGACGCCGAGCGCGCGCTCGACCACCTCGAGCAGCACCTGCTCCAGCACGCGCCGTGGGGCGCGCGCGTCGACGTCGCTCGCGGCGACAGCGGCGAGCCGGCACGCATCCCCTTCGAGGGCCCGTACGCGGAGGCGGCGCGGTCGGCGTTCCGCGAGGCGTGGTCGACGGAGCCCGTGTTCACCGGTCAGGGCGGCAGCATCCCGATGGTGGCGGCGTTCCAGGAGGCGTTCCCGGGCTCGACCGTGCTGGTGACGGCGATCAGCGACCCCGACAGCCGCCCGCACGGCGCGAACGAGTCGCTGCACCTCGGTGACTTCGAGCGCGCCTGCGTCGCCGAGACGCTGATGCTCCAGGGCTTCGCGGACGCAGGTACCGGCGCGGCCTCGTGA
- the purL gene encoding phosphoribosylformylglycinamidine synthase subunit PurL: MVDTVENAARTSEQTQPWSELGLTADEYDRIREILGRRPTGAELAMYSVMWSEHCSYKSSKVHLRRFGEVPQTTPNGSTLLAGIGENAGVVDIGQGYAVTFKVESHNHPSYVEPHQGAATGVGGIVRDILAMGARPIGVMDPLRFGPLHEPDTARVLPGVVSGVGSYGNCLGLPNIGGEVVFDKTYLGNPLVNALCVGVLRHEDLHLAKATGAGNQVIMYGAATGGDGIGGASILASETFDATKPSKRPAVQVGDPFMEKLLIECTLELFAAGIVTGIQDFGAAGISCATSELAAAGDGGMHVELDRVPLRDPSLSPEEILMSESQERMMAVVEPADVDRFMEICRKWDVLATVVGEVTEDDRLIIDWHGETVVDVDPRTVAHEGPVYERPYARPDWQDRIQERTTADLNRPSTGDELADTLLTLVASPNLCDKSWVTDQFDRYVRGNSVLAQPEDAGMLRIDEETGLGVALATDCNGRFALLDPYAGAQLALAEAYRNVACSGAEPVAVTDCLNFGSPEDPGIMWQFTQAIAGLVDGCQVLGTPVTGGNVSFYNQTGTQPILPTPVVGVMGVIEDVTRRTPVGFGGEGDPVYLLGETRDELDGSAWADVVHEHQGGRPPKVDLAHEQRLAQLLVRASRRGLLRSAHDLSDGGLAQALVESCLRRGFGVSVGVPTGLDPFVALFSESAGRVLVSLAPDAEDDLAALCAEIGVPLERLGTTTGRTGATLEVEGQFSLLVEQIRTAWSATIPAALAS; encoded by the coding sequence GTGGTCGACACCGTCGAGAACGCTGCCCGCACCTCCGAGCAGACCCAGCCGTGGTCCGAGCTCGGGCTCACCGCCGACGAGTACGACCGCATCCGCGAGATCCTCGGTCGCCGCCCGACTGGCGCCGAGCTCGCCATGTACTCGGTGATGTGGTCCGAGCACTGCTCGTACAAGTCGTCCAAGGTGCACCTGCGCCGCTTCGGCGAGGTCCCGCAGACGACCCCGAACGGGAGCACGCTCCTCGCCGGCATCGGCGAGAACGCGGGCGTCGTCGACATCGGCCAGGGCTACGCCGTCACGTTCAAGGTCGAGTCCCACAACCACCCGAGCTACGTCGAGCCGCACCAGGGCGCCGCGACCGGCGTCGGCGGCATCGTCCGCGACATCCTCGCCATGGGCGCGCGCCCGATCGGTGTCATGGACCCGCTGCGCTTCGGCCCGCTGCACGAGCCCGACACCGCGCGCGTCCTGCCCGGCGTCGTGTCCGGCGTGGGCAGCTACGGCAACTGCCTCGGGCTGCCGAACATCGGCGGCGAGGTCGTGTTCGACAAGACCTATCTCGGCAACCCGCTCGTCAACGCCCTCTGCGTCGGCGTGCTGCGCCACGAGGACCTGCACCTCGCCAAGGCGACCGGGGCGGGCAACCAGGTGATCATGTATGGCGCCGCGACCGGCGGCGACGGCATCGGCGGCGCGTCGATCCTCGCGAGCGAGACGTTCGACGCGACGAAGCCGAGCAAGCGTCCGGCCGTCCAGGTCGGCGACCCGTTCATGGAGAAGCTGCTCATCGAGTGCACGCTCGAGCTCTTCGCCGCGGGCATCGTCACGGGCATCCAGGACTTCGGCGCCGCCGGCATCTCCTGCGCGACGTCGGAGCTGGCCGCGGCCGGCGACGGCGGCATGCACGTCGAGCTCGACCGCGTGCCGCTCCGCGACCCCTCGCTCAGCCCCGAGGAGATCCTCATGAGCGAGTCGCAGGAACGCATGATGGCCGTCGTCGAACCCGCCGACGTCGACCGCTTCATGGAGATCTGCCGCAAGTGGGACGTGCTCGCCACGGTCGTCGGCGAGGTCACCGAGGACGACCGCCTGATCATCGACTGGCACGGCGAGACCGTCGTCGACGTCGACCCACGCACCGTCGCCCACGAGGGCCCGGTCTACGAGCGCCCGTACGCGCGCCCCGACTGGCAGGACCGCATCCAGGAGCGCACCACCGCCGATCTGAACCGCCCAAGCACCGGCGACGAGCTCGCCGACACGCTCCTCACGCTCGTCGCGTCCCCGAACCTCTGCGACAAGTCCTGGGTCACCGACCAGTTCGACCGCTACGTCCGCGGCAACTCCGTCCTCGCGCAGCCCGAGGACGCGGGGATGCTCCGCATCGACGAGGAGACCGGCCTCGGGGTCGCGCTGGCCACGGACTGCAACGGCCGCTTCGCGCTGCTCGACCCGTACGCCGGGGCGCAGCTCGCGCTGGCCGAGGCGTATCGCAACGTCGCCTGCTCCGGCGCCGAGCCGGTCGCCGTCACCGACTGCCTGAACTTCGGCTCGCCGGAGGACCCCGGGATCATGTGGCAGTTCACGCAGGCGATCGCCGGGCTCGTCGACGGCTGCCAGGTCCTGGGCACGCCGGTCACCGGCGGCAACGTGAGCTTCTACAACCAGACCGGCACCCAGCCGATCCTCCCGACGCCGGTCGTCGGCGTCATGGGCGTCATCGAGGACGTGACGCGGCGTACGCCGGTCGGCTTCGGCGGCGAGGGCGACCCGGTCTACCTCCTCGGCGAGACCCGCGACGAGCTCGACGGGTCGGCGTGGGCCGACGTCGTGCACGAGCACCAGGGCGGGAGGCCGCCGAAGGTCGACCTCGCCCACGAGCAGCGCCTCGCGCAGCTGCTCGTGCGGGCGAGCCGTCGTGGGCTGCTCCGCAGCGCTCACGACCTGTCCGACGGCGGTCTCGCGCAGGCGCTGGTCGAGTCGTGCCTTCGGCGCGGGTTCGGGGTCTCGGTCGGCGTGCCGACCGGTCTCGACCCCTTCGTGGCCCTGTTCTCCGAGAGCGCGGGCCGGGTGCTCGTCTCGCTCGCGCCGGACGCGGAGGACGACCTCGCCGCGCTCTGCGCCGAGATCGGCGTCCCGCTCGAGCGGCTCGGCACGACCACGGGTCGGACCGGGGCGACGCTCGAGGTCGAGGGCCAGTTCAGCCTGCTCGTCGAACAGATCCGTACGGCCTGGTCCGCGACGATTCCGGCGGCGCTCGCCTCCTGA
- a CDS encoding serine/threonine-protein kinase — MPAEAFDTALGASYRLDERVGRGATGEVWRGVDRRTDEPVAAKILHREHLEDDTLVERFVRERSILVGLRHPNVVGVRDLVVEGERLAIVMELVGGGSLRDTLRERGPLRPAVALRVVAAVLDGLAAAHDRGVAHQDVKPDNVLLATSWQYLGPGAVKLSDFGIAEMVADRRGGSTGLVGTPEYMAPELLVTGVGDLPADVYGAGILLYELLAGRTPFAGPGTGYVVAHRHVTSEAPRLDVPDPLWDAIAGMLAKDPARRPTARVAAAQLRRVAPAVSDVDALPEQAPPEEFRSAGGPATEVRGIAVPEATGSSSDAPAGETTTRPVEPLPDLGTATQATMLRSMPVLPAEATPATTTPDAPARRWSWRDPRVIAVIVAGALLVGLGVFFIVRAAGRTGAETATAPPVQAQQQSSAAKSGLGIARSATWDPTSRTASLTITYTAQAAPLRGPFLEVLPAVGGAGACPAVEWQGTAAQPNVRSVTGIETPCAWSVDPGLVPAQGTVTATASVLLPLGAGDPTAQLQEWVRSAGEATQSATSDSQVTSTAYPAQRLTDIQVVGPTRTVSGQVLRIRLLPVWPSGQDELHPMLVSPDTGEPAQSLQAVAGGTSGVRFLDQCSGALSISKDGLVVQAQSVAQDCTIGARVGNFTNLASQPFEITTRGS, encoded by the coding sequence GTGCCCGCCGAGGCGTTCGACACCGCTCTCGGTGCCTCCTACCGGCTCGACGAACGCGTCGGCCGCGGAGCCACGGGCGAGGTCTGGCGGGGCGTCGACCGGCGTACGGACGAGCCCGTCGCGGCGAAGATCCTGCACCGCGAGCACCTCGAGGACGACACCCTCGTGGAGCGGTTCGTCCGCGAGCGCTCGATCCTCGTCGGGCTGCGCCACCCCAACGTCGTCGGGGTCCGCGACCTCGTCGTCGAGGGCGAGCGCCTCGCGATCGTCATGGAGCTCGTGGGCGGGGGTTCGCTGCGCGACACCCTGCGGGAGCGCGGGCCACTCCGTCCTGCGGTGGCGCTGCGCGTCGTCGCCGCGGTGCTCGACGGGCTCGCGGCCGCGCACGACCGTGGTGTCGCCCACCAGGACGTCAAGCCCGACAACGTCCTGCTCGCCACCTCGTGGCAGTACCTCGGCCCGGGCGCGGTCAAGCTCTCCGACTTCGGCATCGCCGAGATGGTCGCCGACCGCCGCGGCGGCAGCACCGGCCTCGTCGGCACGCCGGAGTACATGGCGCCCGAGCTCCTCGTGACCGGCGTCGGCGACCTGCCCGCCGACGTGTACGGCGCGGGCATCCTGCTCTACGAGCTCTTGGCCGGCCGTACGCCCTTCGCCGGCCCCGGCACCGGCTACGTCGTCGCGCACCGCCACGTCACGAGCGAGGCGCCGCGGCTCGACGTGCCCGACCCCCTCTGGGACGCCATCGCCGGGATGCTCGCCAAGGACCCGGCCCGCCGGCCCACCGCGCGCGTCGCGGCCGCGCAGCTGCGCCGCGTGGCGCCCGCCGTCAGCGACGTCGACGCCCTGCCGGAGCAGGCGCCGCCGGAGGAGTTCCGGTCGGCCGGAGGGCCGGCCACCGAGGTCCGCGGCATCGCCGTCCCGGAGGCGACCGGGTCCTCGTCCGACGCGCCTGCCGGTGAAACCACCACCCGACCGGTCGAGCCGCTGCCCGACCTCGGTACCGCCACCCAGGCGACGATGCTGCGCTCGATGCCGGTGCTGCCGGCCGAGGCGACCCCGGCGACGACGACCCCGGACGCGCCCGCCCGGCGCTGGAGCTGGCGCGACCCCCGCGTGATCGCGGTGATCGTGGCCGGTGCCCTGCTCGTGGGGCTGGGCGTCTTCTTCATCGTGCGCGCCGCGGGTCGGACGGGGGCGGAGACGGCCACCGCACCTCCCGTCCAGGCCCAGCAGCAGAGCAGCGCGGCGAAGAGCGGCCTCGGCATCGCCCGCTCGGCCACATGGGACCCGACGAGCCGGACGGCGTCGCTCACGATCACCTATACGGCGCAGGCGGCGCCGCTCCGTGGACCCTTCCTCGAGGTCCTGCCCGCGGTGGGCGGGGCAGGCGCCTGCCCCGCGGTGGAGTGGCAGGGCACGGCAGCGCAGCCGAACGTCCGCTCGGTGACCGGGATCGAGACGCCCTGCGCCTGGTCCGTGGACCCCGGCCTCGTCCCCGCTCAGGGCACGGTCACGGCGACCGCGTCGGTCCTGCTCCCCCTGGGGGCGGGCGACCCGACGGCGCAGCTGCAGGAGTGGGTGCGCTCGGCGGGCGAGGCCACGCAGAGCGCGACGAGCGACAGCCAGGTCACCAGCACGGCCTACCCGGCCCAGCGGCTCACCGACATCCAGGTCGTCGGGCCCACGCGGACGGTGAGCGGGCAGGTGCTCCGCATCCGGCTGCTGCCGGTCTGGCCGAGCGGCCAGGACGAGCTGCACCCGATGCTCGTCAGCCCGGACACCGGCGAACCGGCCCAGTCGCTCCAGGCCGTGGCTGGTGGGACCAGCGGGGTGCGGTTCCTCGACCAGTGCTCCGGGGCGCTCTCGATCTCGAAGGACGGGCTCGTCGTCCAGGCGCAGTCGGTGGCCCAGGACTGCACGATCGGCGCCCGCGTCGGCAACTTCACCAACCTCGCCAGTCAGCCCTTCGAGATCACGACGCGGGGCAGCTGA